The region TACCAGTTATTGTGACATTAGATCCAATAGGACCTGTTGTTGGTGTAAAACTGGTAATAGTATGTGTTGGTGTACAAGCTGAGCATGTTGCTGTATGAGAACCTAAATCTGATATATCGTCTTGAGGAAGTACAATCCACTCGCTATTTGTTGTGTTTGTTCCAGCTGAGACAGTCCAATTAGTATTTGGGTCACAAACAGAAGATTTTCTTACTAATGTATGATTGGCAGTTGCATTTGTTGTTCCAGCAACATTCCATCCACTACCTGGATCAGCGCCATCTGTACCTACAGCATCTATTAAAAAAAATGTTCCGCTACCATTATCCTTTGCTAAACCAACAGCATCATCACCATTCCAACTAGCACTTCCACTTGTAGAATCTGCTAATAATAAAATAGTAGGTATGGCAAGATTGTTAGACAATACATAAGTACTACCATCTGTTAAAGTACCAGATAAGTTTATTGTTGTTTCTGGCCAACTCCCTCCATTTGCTATTCCCCATATTTGATAATCTGCAAGATTAACAGAAGATCCAGTTCCATTATAAATTTCAATAAATTTATTATTTCCAGAACCTTCACCATATTCTGATATTATCAGATCTGATGTTTGCGAAAAAGAAAAAAGACTAAATAAAAAAAATACAAAGGGTATATTTTTTTTCATAAAAAGATATTTAAATAAATAAAACTTATTTGAAGTTAAGATATCAATCAGTTGTAAAAATCTTAACTAAGCAAATATATCAAAATATCGATAAAATGATATATTTATTCGATAAAATACAAAAAATAATATACTTGGTTCATTATCAGCAATTTAAAAACATAAAAAAGGCTAAACTGTATAAATTTAGCCTTTTAATTTCTCTTAAAAATTTTTGAAATTTATTTTTTAATGGCTTTTTTACTTAGTATTTGACCATTACTTAACTCGACTTTAGCTATGTAAGTTGCTTGAGATAAGTTAGATAAGTTGTAAGTTTCTGTACTTTTATTTCCCTTTAGATTATGTAACAGTCGTCCTAATGCATCGTATATTTTGATGCTTTTAATAGTCAATTTTTCATTAGTTAATTTAAAACTGACATTATCATTTTCACCTTCTACAATCAACAAGTTATTTTCTGTTAATGATACATCATCTATAGATAAACTTGGTTGAGTAAATACAATTTCAAATCTATTATTAAATTCTCCTATTGCAGATGTGAAAGAATAGTCTCCAGTGGTTAAATCTTGGTAGGTGTTTAATAAGTTGTCTTTTAAATAAATAGCATTATTAGATAAAAAGTCACCTTGTAAGTGGTCTATAGATATGGTGTAAATAGTTGGAACATCAACAGAGTTTAAAAATCCTAAAGTAATAGTTTCATTTAAATTCAAATCGCTAGGCGCTTTACCTTGAATTGCTAATTTTTTAGAATCGCCTGGCACTAAGGTGTATAATGAAAGACTTGCTAAAATAGCTCCATTCTTTTTCGCATCGTAATATGCACCATCATTAGCAGCTGTGGCTCCTGGAACATATCCAATAACTGTTTGATTAAACAATCCATTATCTGTAGTAATGTTTAACCATAATTTATCGTGTTGATTTATTGCTGTATTATTTCCTGCTCTAAAAAATTGATCATTATTACCTGTAACACGCATAGCATTATTAAACGTTACAGTACCTGATGTAGCTCCAGGTGTATCAGAATAGGTTACAAAAAATCCTTGACCTGAAGGGATATATCTATTAGGTGTAATACCATCTCCACCAACAGTTTCTCCAGTTCCGTTTATAATAGCATAATCGTTAGTTGTAAAATTTAATGGCTCGTTACCATTTGTAGTACTTGAAGGAGGTGTAGATTGAGACCATAAATAAATTGCACCATCCAATTTTCCGCTTGTTGGATTGGACAAGAAATTATTCTGAGCAAAAAACAAATCGGCATCTATTGCAGAAGGGTAAGGGTTACCAATTAAATTCCAGTTGATATCACCTGTTTCAGTATCGTTTCTTTCAACAGGAACCGTAATGTCTCCATTATTTAAAGTTCCTCTAAAAGTATATACATAATTGTTTGGTCCAAATATAAATGCACCTATCGAGTGTGTTGCAGCATAACCCACACCAGGAACCATATTATCACCAGACGCTTTTAAAAACCAATCATCGCCATTATCATCAATATCATCAACTCCAGCTCCAGCTACCAAGGTATTATCATTTAAAGTTTCATATTGTGAGTCCACAAAATTACCTGCATTAAATTCAAAACGTCTAAATTGACTAGACTGAAACAATGCGTTACCAAAGGTTTCGTTAGCTACAGGTGAACTCCAATAGGTATACTCATACCATTCACTTAAAAAAGAAGTCTCTCTATCTACTATTGCTGCATCATTTGTAGCAAAAAAGGTACTACCAGAATCATCATATGTCGCAGCATTATCTACCTGAACAAATGACCCTTGATTTTGTACTGAAATACGTCCATTGTTAGTGACATCTGTAAAAACTTCTACGTAATCGTTTGGCGCAACCGTTAAGTTGATTCCAGAACCTATAGTTAAGGTACACGCTGTAAAACTTCCAAGACCTGCTGTACTAGTATTATAATTTGCACTTAAAACAGCATGTGTTGAAGCGCTTGGTGTTGTTGGTGACCAAGATGTACCATCCCAAGTTACTGTAGAAGTACAAGAAACAGGATTAGAACACACATTAACATCATCTATCCATAACTCACCAGCTCTAGTCGAGCTAAATTCAAAATAAGACCCAATAAAACTTCCAGTAGTATATGTAGTATCATTTGTGGTTCCAGCACTGACTTCTCCTGTACCATCATCGTAAAATAACTCCCAATCTCCAGCAGAACTTCTGGTGACTCTAATACAAACATCATCATTAGCATTCCAATTAAAAGCACTTGCCAGAATTTCTGTATCAGCACCATTGTTAACTCTATAAATCTTTAACAAATCATCAGATGTAGTTTGGTTAACACCTACTCTGTAACCAGTTGCATTGCTAAATAAATTACTTTGACTTGACAGAAGTATAAAAGAAAAATTATTGTTTGATGAAGGATCCCAATTACCATTTCTCATACAAAATGACCACTCGTAATCTCCATAAGCCAGATTTTGAATCCCTATATCTGCATTAATATAACTATCGCCTGCAGTACCAGTTATGTTATGTTTTAATTCTCCAGCTGTAGTCGTCCAATCTGCAGTATTATTCCATTGGGTTAGTCCAGCACTAAAATCATCAGAGAAAATAGAAGAGCATGGGTTTGTGATATTTAAAATACCATTGTTATTAGTTGTTGGATCCCAAAAATTACCGACATTATCTGCTTGGATTCCACCATAGCTAAAACTACTTCCGTTTAATTGAAAACGACTAGCAAAATAGTAAGTACCAGCAGCTAGACCAGATCCTATCTCTGCGGTATATTGGTCGTTATTTCCAAAGTCAGAATCGTAGGTAGCAGCAATCCAAGTCCAGCCTGTTCCAGAAATGGGACTTACATCTGCAGAATTATAACCTATCCAAGCTAAGATATTTGCACCTTGTCCAGCAGCATCTGTTACACCAGGCTCATAAGCTTGAGCGTAAACATTAAAATTATCTCCAATATTAATATTACCGTTTTTAGGAAAATCTACATTGCAAAAATCAACTTGGTCTGCATTTACGATTAACTGTAAAGAGTTACCAGTACTCCATACTCCAGCAGTGCCACCATAAATAAAAGGACAAGAATTTAATTGAAATCTACTAGCTATATAATAAGTCCCAGGTGTTAATGTTGATCCTACTTCAGCAAAATACTCATCATTATTACCTCCAATATTATTGTAAGATGCTGGTAACCAGTTAGTCCATGTTGAAGGATCTGTATCAGTTGTACTGTAGCCTATTTCCGCTGTAACGCCAGCACCTTGAGCAAATGGTGTGTCTGTTAAACCTGGCTCGTACACTTGAGCATAAACCACATTAGTAGTTGCTCCTTGTGTAATGGTTTGTGTAGTTGTTGGAAATTGAATGTTAGCAAAATCTAAGTTGTTTGGACATGAGGCAGAAACTGAACCTCTTAATGCTAAAGAATTATCATTAATCCTCCAAGTTCCACCACCTGCCTCAGCGTTATATCCATAAAATCTAACATATAACGTTTCTCCATCATTTATTGTCTCTGAAAGACCAGTAACATCACCATTTCTTTCACTGGTGTTATCTGGTACGTTTACAGTTGCTATTGTGGTAAAAGTTGTAAAAGCAGCATCTTTAGAATACCTAACCTGATAATCTCGAATTCCTGTTCCAGAACGTCTTTCTGAAAATAAGACTTCTTCTAGAAGAATATTAAATCCAGAGTTAGGTGTAATACTTATCTCAAAATATTCGTTAAGGTCTATAGCTCCAACACTCCAACCATTTCTAAAAGCACCATTAGCTGCATAAGAAATTGTTCCTCCTGTGGATGTAAATAGGCTAGCAGTGATATTAGCGTCAACGTTACTTGGGCTACCATCTGCAGTTAGTACCCATTCGCTTAATGTAGTTTGCGCAAATCCAAATCCACTAACTAGTAGTAGTAAAAAAAGTAATTTTATATGTTTCATAATAGGGCGTTTTTAAATGTTATTAAATAGCTTATTTTTGAGTTATGTATCAAAAACAAGAGTCCTTTACAATAGAAGAAGCAACTAAAAAGCTGGAACACTATTGTGCTTATCAAGAACGCTGTCACCAAGAGGTGAGACAAAGGCTAAAAAGCATGAATATGATACCTGAGGCTACAGATATTATAATAGTTCATCTTTTGGAGCACAACTTTCTTAACGAAGAACGTTTTGCCAAAACATATACTAGAGGTAAGTTCAGAATTAAAAAATGGGGCAAACGTCGAATCGCTCTTGAACTAAAACGAAAAGACATCTCCAAATTTAATGTAAACCAAGCACTTACAGAAATAGATAATGATGAGTATATCGAAGTTTTTAATGATTTAGCCGAAAAAAAGACGAATTCGTTAAAAGAGACCGACAAATACAAGAAAAAAAAGAAACTTATTGATTATTTACTATATAGAGGTTGGGAGAGTCATTTGGTCTATGAAAAAGCAAATGAACTGATTAAATAGATGGATAAAAAAACCTTTCAATATAACATTGAAAGGTTTGTATCTTGTTAAAAACTATGATTTTATAAATTAAAAACAGCTCCAAAGTTAACCGTAAACTGATTGTGAATCTTTTCAGCAGCAGTTAACGCATCAGAATTGTATTTAGCAAAAGTGGTTCCAAATTCCGAGAAAATTCCAAATCCACTTGAGAAAAAATAACGCATCCCTAAGTGTCCACCAAAGTTTTTTGTGCTTAGGCTTATTCCTGGATACAGGTCAAAGTTGTCGTCAATATTTAACACGCTTCCTAAGTTAGCATTAAAACGACCTTCAAGCTCAAAACGGTCTGAAAAATCTGCAGTTAACCCATTGTTTAAGTTAAGGGCATAACCAGTAACTACACCTATAGATATATTTTCTCCTAAACCATAATCGTAACTTAATGTTATACCATTAACGTTATCTTGTATATTGGCACCTATTTGAAATTTTTGATCGCCTTTTCCTTCAAAAGATTGAGCTGTTGTAAACGTACTTACTAAAAGTGTTATGGCTAATATTATGTTTTTCATTTGTCTTATTTTATTTATGTTTTAAATTATTGTTGGTATTAGTTATGGCTTTTTGATTTTTCCAATCTATCCATTGTTGACCTTTAATACGACGCATTAAGTTGTCAAAATTACGCATTATAAACACATTGTAAATAGCTTTACCTAGATTTTTTGGGTTTCGTGCAATAGCTCGTAAACTCATTGAAAAACCAGGAGTCACATATTTCATATAATGCCAATAACCTTCTGGCATATACAGCACTTCTCCGTGATTTAATTGACATTGCCAACCTCTTGCATTTTGCAACGCTGGCCATTTGCTAAAATCTGGATTAGAAAAGTCTATATCTTCACGTGTAATTAAAGCATGAGGGACCTTATATAAATGTTTATTTTGTTTTTGGTCGAATAGAATAATTTGCTTTTCGCCTTCAAAATGAAAATGAAAAATATTAGCTAAATCAATATCATAATGCATAAAGGTATAGCTATCGCGACCGCCAAAAAATAGCATTGGTAAACCTTTCATTAAACGTAAGCCAAAATCTGGAAAGGTAAAATCTTTTTGAAGCTGCGGTACTTCTTTTAAAATATTCCACAAAAATATTCTATACTTAGTAGGCTTGCGTTTAAGCAAATCTACATACTCACTCATTTTCATTGTTGCATGAGGCTCGTTAAACCCATCTTTATAATCAACTGGTCTGTCGTCGTACAATGGGACTGTCTTGTGTCCAGCAATATCTTTAATATACTCTAAATTCCATTTAGAATAGGCTGGCCAATCCGTAATGAATTGCTCAATAACTACAGGCTTTTGTGGCTTAAAATAATGCTTAATAAAGTCCTGTTTAGTTATAGTTTTAACTCTTGGTATGTCTTGAAGGTTTAGTTTCAATAGTTCAAAAATTTAAACGTCAAAGTTAATAAAACCTTACTAAATTAAATGTTATAATAGTTACACTTTAGTTAAAGTTGTAACGCATCCCAAATAGCGCATTGCTAGGAGGCATTGGTGTAAAGCCGGTTTCAATATAATCTGCATCAAAAATATTACTTGCTGTAACTGTAAATTCTACTTGTTTTAAAGTTGCAATTAATGAAGCATCCCAAACATTATAGCTTTGTCCTGTAGTACGCTCTGCGTGTTTGTAAACAATGTTTTGTCTTACATTTTTAAACAATTGTGTACTAAAACGTGTTGTAAAATGATGTTTTAAAGTATTTAAAGAATAACGAGACAGCTCTTTATTTTGATCTAATATATCATCTTCTAAAAAGGCATAACCAACAGCTAAGGTTTGATTAAAGTCGTTAATTTTAAAGCTATATGAGGTGTCAAACTCAAAACCTTTAGTGTTTACTTCAGTAATGTTAGTCGCAGTGTAAATGGTTTCGGTTGTATTTGGTCTTAAGTAATCTATCAAGTTTTTAGCATCTCTATTAAATAAGGCGATGGATGCAGAAAATGCGTTAGTATTATATTTTACTCCTATTTCTTGTGCAAATGCTTCTTCAGGTTCTAAATTGGCATTACCAGCAGTTCTAAAATCATTATAAAACAAATCTGTGTAAGTTGGGATTCTGTAAGTATAACCAATGTTTCCGTAGATTTTTAAATCATCAGTAACGGTATATCCTAAATCTAAACCAGGAAATGCATGAAATTTAAAATCTGAAAAATAAGTAACAGCAACACCTGGAGTAATGTCTAATTTTTCATTTAACAATTTAAATTGATGCTCTAAAAATAGGTTTGTCATAAAGCGATTACGATTACCTAGATTATTACTTCTTAAATAGATTTTAGACATATCGATACCAAAACCTGTCACACCAGCATTAGAGGTGTAAGAGGTATTGACTTCTGCTCCCATTTTATCTGTAATATGAAAGTTTCTAAAAAATGAAGGATCATCACGTCTTAATAAAAATAGATCTTGATTACGCTTCCAATACACACGAGGTTTTATTTTAAATTTTTCAGTGTTAAAAGTGGTTGTAAAACCAATTAGGCTATTTTGGGTTTCTTCATATTCATTAAAAGTAGGGTTGGTAGTATAGAAGTTTTCTGCACCAAACTTACGGTCAAAAAACGTTGCAATTAACTCAATAGGTTGTGCATTTTTATTGAATGTGCTTTTTAAAAAGTAGTTGGAATTATCATAATCTGAATTATTGCGATATCCTTCAGAAGTCAATTTACCAACGTGAATAATATGTGATGAGTTGTCCAAATCTGTTCCTACAGTAATGGAGCCATTTAATTGATTAAAAGAGCCTGTTTCTACATTTGCCGATACCGTATTTTTTAAAGACTTTTTAGTCACTATATTAATAGCTCCAGTAAATGCATTTTGTCCAAATACACGTGCAGCAGGACCTTTTATAATCTCAATACGTTCAATAACTTCTATTGGTAAAGCAGCATTCATGGTGTGATGTCCAGTTTGCGCATCGTCCATTTTTATTCCATCAATTAATAGTAATGTTTGGTCAAAACCACCACCTCTTATATGTAAATCGGCTTGACTACCAGCAGTTCCACGACGTCTAATATCAACTCCTGCAACCTGTTGTAGTAAATCTGCAACGTTGGTGGCAGCACTATTTTTTATGTCTGAAGACGAAATAACAGTAATGGTTCTTGAGTTTTCTTTAAACGGAAGATCTATTCTAGCTGAAGAGATTAAGATAGTATCTAATTGTTGTTCTGTTGGATTATCTTGTGAGAAAGACACACAGACAATAAGGAATGTAATAAGAGTTGTTAGTTTAATTTTTGACATTTTAGTTAGCTTTTAAGCGTGCAAATGTATAAAAACTTATATAAAATGGTTACGAAAATTAACCAATGTTTTATTTGAAATTTATCTTTTATTTTATATCAAACTCTGTTTTACAATTACTACATCTATATTTGTCTTTGGAGTAAAAAGGAAGCGTCCCAGCGATAAAGCCAAACACAAAAGCAAAAAAAGATTTAAAATCTTTAATGGTTGAAAACATAGCAACTTCTTGACTATTACAGTTTGGGCAATGTATAGCATTGCCATTATCATCTACCGAGTATTTTTTAATTGTTTCTAAAATGTGCTGTGCTTTTAAAGCATCTTCTGCAAATACTTTAAGCTTAACACCACCTATCGCATTACTTACTAAAGGATCTGTGTCAATTGTTAAGTTGTCACTTAAAAACACTTGGATACCTTCAGACTCTAAGCGTCCTTTTATAATTTGTGCTTCTGATGAGTATTGGAATTTAGCGATAGTTTTAAAGGTTTGGCTCATGTTAATGATTTGAATTTTTAAAGATATAAAAAATGACTGTAGCTATTAGTTACAATTTTAACACATCAAATCAAAAATTTTACAAAAACTAACTAACTTTTGTTGTATTTTTACACATATGTTTGCATTAGTAGATTGTAATAATTTTTATGCGTCCTGTGAGCGTGTATTTAACCCTAATTTAGAAGGAAAACCAATTGCTATTTTAAGTAATAACGATGGTTGTGTTATCTCACGAAGTGACGAAGCAAAACTTTTAAAGTTACCAATGGGAGCACCTATTTTTAAATGGGAATCCTTTTGTAAAACTAACGGTATTAATGTTTTATCATCCAATTACCCTTTGTATGGTGATATGAGTAGTCGTGTTATGAATATTCTAAAACAGTTTACTCCAGATGTTGAGGTATATAGTATTGACGAATCATTTCTAGAATTTAAAGGCTTTGAGCATCATGACCTAAATAACTATGGTAACCAAATACGAAAACGCATAAAAAAATGGACAGGTATTCCAACATGTGTTGGGATTGCACCAACAAAAGCACTTAGTAAGGTTGCCAACAAAATTGCACGTAAATTTCCAAATAAAACTAACGGTGTTTATGTAATAGATACAGAAGAAAAACGTATTAAAGCCTTAAAATGGATTAAGATTGAAGACGTTTGGGGTATAGGAAGAGGTTTAACAAAACGTTTAAAAGCAAAAGGCTGTAAAACAGCTTTTGACTTTACGCAACTGCCAAATCAATGGGTAAAACGTAATTTTTCTGTAGTAGAATCTAGATTAAAACGTGACCTAGAAGGGATTCCAACCTTGCAATTAGACGAAGACAGTAAAGACAAAAAAATGATTGCTACTACACGTAGCTTTGAGTATACTTATTCAGACAGAGACAATATAAAAGAGCGTATTTCTACCTTTGCAACAAGCTGTGCAGAAAAATTACGCAAACAAGGTTCATGCTGTCATGTTATTATAGTATTTTTAAGAAGTGACAAATATAAGCAAGACTTAGAACAACATCGTGTAAGTACTAGTGTAAGTTTGTCTTGCCCAACAAATTCATCTTTAATAATAAGTAATTGTGCAGTTAAAGCAGTAATGTCTATTTTTAAAGAAGGAATAAAATATAAAAAAGCAGGAGTTATCGTTTCAGGTTTAGTTCCGGTTGATAATTATCAACTTAATATTTTTGAAACGGAAAATCCAAAGCACGTCCCTTTAATGCAATCTATAGATAGTATAAATTCTAAATATAGAAGCAATAAAATTAAAATAGGAAACCAAGATTTACAACGTACTTGGAAAATGCGTCAAGAACGATTGTCGCCAAAATACACCACGAATATTAACGATATTATAGTAGTAAAATGATAGCACGCAAATCCGGAAGTTTAACCTTTTTTACACCAGAAGCTGTAGATAATGCAGCAGGATATTTTTTTGATACAGGTATTTCGGCAGGATTCCCGTCTCCAGCAGAAGACTTTAAAGAGCAACGCTTATCTTTAGACGAAGAATTAGTTAAAAATAAAGAAGCTACTTTTTATGCCAAAGTAAGTGGGCAATCCATGATTGGAGCCGGACTAGACGATAATGATTTACTAGTCATAGATCGCAGTTTAGAACCAGAGAACAATAAAATAGCAGTTTGTTTTTTAGATGGCGAGTTTACTGTAAAACGCTTACGTGTCTCTAATAATGAGGTATGGTTACAACCAGAAAATCCTAATTACCCAATTATTAAAATAACAGAAGAAAACGACTTTTTAATCTGGGGAATAGTTACTAATGTGATTAAAAAGGTATAGTTGTTTAAAAAAATAAGACATAAAAAAAACGCGAAGCAGATGCTTCGCGTTTTTAATTATAAATTAAGTAAAGTATTAGTCGGCTAATACAATGACTTTGTTTCCATTCATCTCTAAAGTTCCAGAGTTTATTTTTAATAAGGTTGTGTTTTTGTCGCCTTTAGTAAAACGATTTTCAACCTCTTCGTCTAGCACAATATTACCAGTAATCTTTACTGTTCCTTCTTTTAAAAGAGACACTACTGGAGCGTGATTATTTAACATTTCAAAATCACCATTTACTCCAGGAACCGTAACGCTAGTTACTTCTCCACTAAATAATGTTGCTTCTGGTGATACAATTTCTAAATACATGTTCTTTTAGTTTGCAGTTTGCAGTTTACAGTCACTGAGACTGAATACTGAAAACTAATTACTGGTTTATGCTTCAGCTAACATTTTCTCTCCAGCTTCAATAGCTTCTTCGATAGTCCCTTTAAGGTTAAAAGCAGCTTCTGGTAAGTGATCTAACTCACCATTCATAATCATATTAAACCCTTTAATAGTTTCTTTAATATCTACTAATACACCTGGAATACCAGTAAATTGCTCAGCTACGTGGAATGGTTGAGATAAGAAACGTTGTACACGTCTTGCTCTAGATACTGCTAATTTATCTTCTTCAGATAATTCTTCCATACCTAAGATGGCAATAATATCTTGTAATTCTTTATAACGTTGTAACAACTCTTTAACACGTTGTGCACAGTTGTAGTGTTCATCACCTAAAATGTCAGCAGTTAAGATTCTTGAAGTAGAATCTAGTGGGTCTACCGCAGGATAAATACCTAACTCAGCAATTTTTCTTGACAATACCGTTGTTGCATCTAAGTGAGCAAACGTTGTTGCTGGCGCAGGATCCGTTAAATCATCTGCAGGTACGTAAACCGCTTGTACAGATGTAATAGATCCTCTTTTTGTAGATGTAATACGCTCTTGCATAGCACCCATTTCGGTTGCTAACGTAGGTTGGTAACCTACCGCAGAAGGCATACGACCTAATAATGCAGATACCTCAGATCCGGCTTGTGTAAAACGGAAGATATTATCTACGAAAAATAATACATCTTTTCCTTGTCCTTCACCAGCTCCATCACGGAAATATTCTGCTATAGTTAATCCTGAAAGTGCTACACGAGCACGCGCTCCAGGAGGCTCATTCATTTGTCCAAATACAAAAGTTGCTTTAGAATCTTTCATTACAGTTTTATCAACCTTTTGAAGATCCCAACCACCTTCTTCCATAGAGTGCATAAAGTCGTCACCATACTTAATAATTCCTGACTCTAACATCTCACGAAGTAAATCGTTTCCTTCACGTGTTCTTTCTCCAACTCCTGCAAACACAGATAAACCACCATGTCCTTTTGCAATGTTGTTAATTAACTCTTGGATTAATACTGTTTTACCTACTCCTGCACCACCAAATAATCCAATTTTACCTCCTTTAGCGTAAGGCTCAATTAAGTCAATTACTTTAATACCAGTAAATAATACTTCAGTAGACGTTGATAGGTCTTCAAACTTAGGCGCTTGTCTGTGTATTGGTAATCCAGCATCTCCAGCTTTAGGTAAATCACCTAAACCATCAATAGCATCTCCAATTACGTTAAATAAACGTCCGTAAACATCATTTCCAATTGGCATTTGGATAGGTGCACCAGTTGCAATAACTTCTGTGCCTCTACTTAAACCATCTGATGAGTCCATAGCGATTGTACGCACTGTGTCTTCACCAATGTGAGATTGTACTTCTAATACTAATTTTGAACCATCAGCATTATTAATTTCTAATGAATCGTAAATTTTTGGAAGTTCAGTACCTGCTCCGAATTCTACATCAATAACTGGACCTACTATTTGTGCAACTTTACCTGTAACTTTTGACATTACTTATTTATTTAATATTATGGTATTTAATTGAAAGAAAACACCTTCTGTTTTCGCGTGCAAAGATAGGAGTTTTAATTTAAAATAAAAGTGGTTTATAAACCTTTTTTTATACAAAAAAACGTCTTCCATTGGAAGACGTTTTTAAAACATTTTATTGTTTAATTTTTATTGTAAACCTGCAGAGTAGTTTGTATTGTATTCTCCTATATCTACTAGGTTTCCAGATGCTTCAAAGTTAGAGCCGTATTTTAAATCGATTGCCTTTAAAAATTGATTTGCTAATAAAGCATATCCTCTAGATGTAGGATGTACACCGTCTAAAGAAAAGGCTCCTCCTGTTACTAAAGCAGAAGTTAAATTATAATTTCCAGAGGGTAAATTACCGTCTTTCAATAAATTTAATAATGCATTAGCATCTACAAATGCTAAATTGGCAGCACTTGCTTGAGATTGGATTGTTGCATTGAAACTTGCAGTAGCAGTAGCTATGTCTGCTTGCTCTTC is a window of Olleya sp. YS DNA encoding:
- a CDS encoding Y-family DNA polymerase, giving the protein MFALVDCNNFYASCERVFNPNLEGKPIAILSNNDGCVISRSDEAKLLKLPMGAPIFKWESFCKTNGINVLSSNYPLYGDMSSRVMNILKQFTPDVEVYSIDESFLEFKGFEHHDLNNYGNQIRKRIKKWTGIPTCVGIAPTKALSKVANKIARKFPNKTNGVYVIDTEEKRIKALKWIKIEDVWGIGRGLTKRLKAKGCKTAFDFTQLPNQWVKRNFSVVESRLKRDLEGIPTLQLDEDSKDKKMIATTRSFEYTYSDRDNIKERISTFATSCAEKLRKQGSCCHVIIVFLRSDKYKQDLEQHRVSTSVSLSCPTNSSLIISNCAVKAVMSIFKEGIKYKKAGVIVSGLVPVDNYQLNIFETENPKHVPLMQSIDSINSKYRSNKIKIGNQDLQRTWKMRQERLSPKYTTNINDIIVVK
- the umuD gene encoding translesion error-prone DNA polymerase V autoproteolytic subunit, yielding MIARKSGSLTFFTPEAVDNAAGYFFDTGISAGFPSPAEDFKEQRLSLDEELVKNKEATFYAKVSGQSMIGAGLDDNDLLVIDRSLEPENNKIAVCFLDGEFTVKRLRVSNNEVWLQPENPNYPIIKITEENDFLIWGIVTNVIKKV
- a CDS encoding F0F1 ATP synthase subunit epsilon — protein: MYLEIVSPEATLFSGEVTSVTVPGVNGDFEMLNNHAPVVSLLKEGTVKITGNIVLDEEVENRFTKGDKNTTLLKINSGTLEMNGNKVIVLAD
- the atpD gene encoding F0F1 ATP synthase subunit beta, translated to MSKVTGKVAQIVGPVIDVEFGAGTELPKIYDSLEINNADGSKLVLEVQSHIGEDTVRTIAMDSSDGLSRGTEVIATGAPIQMPIGNDVYGRLFNVIGDAIDGLGDLPKAGDAGLPIHRQAPKFEDLSTSTEVLFTGIKVIDLIEPYAKGGKIGLFGGAGVGKTVLIQELINNIAKGHGGLSVFAGVGERTREGNDLLREMLESGIIKYGDDFMHSMEEGGWDLQKVDKTVMKDSKATFVFGQMNEPPGARARVALSGLTIAEYFRDGAGEGQGKDVLFFVDNIFRFTQAGSEVSALLGRMPSAVGYQPTLATEMGAMQERITSTKRGSITSVQAVYVPADDLTDPAPATTFAHLDATTVLSRKIAELGIYPAVDPLDSTSRILTADILGDEHYNCAQRVKELLQRYKELQDIIAILGMEELSEEDKLAVSRARRVQRFLSQPFHVAEQFTGIPGVLVDIKETIKGFNMIMNGELDHLPEAAFNLKGTIEEAIEAGEKMLAEA